Part of the Arthrobacter globiformis genome is shown below.
GAACCAGGGGGTGGAGTGGGCCCTCCACTGCTGCGTCAATATGGCATGGGCGCCCGCCGGGGAAGCGATCAGCTGCGGCCGGCTGGCCGGGCTGTATAAGCTGCCACCGGCGTACCTGAACAAACAGCTTCAGTGCCTGGTGCGGGCAGGCGTCCTGCAGTCCGTGTCCGGCCCCAGGGGAGGGTTCCAGCTGGCGCGGCGGCCTGACCGGATCTCGGTGCTGGACGTCGTGCTGGCCATCGAAGGCCGGGACCTGGCGTTCCGCTGCGACGGCATCCTGGCGAACTGTCCCGGCGGTGATGCGGACCAGGACTACTTCCGCAACTGCATCATCTCGCAGTCCATGC
Proteins encoded:
- a CDS encoding RrF2 family transcriptional regulator, translating into MKLNQGVEWALHCCVNMAWAPAGEAISCGRLAGLYKLPPAYLNKQLQCLVRAGVLQSVSGPRGGFQLARRPDRISVLDVVLAIEGRDLAFRCDGILANCPGGDADQDYFRNCIISQSMRQAELSWRTELARQTVAGIAQSLERRFPEARASSLAQLLATNGTRG